In Gemmatimonadota bacterium, the DNA window GCGGGAAGAAATTCTGGCGGCATTGCCCAATATCGCAATTGATCCACAGGGCAAGCGCATTCCCGATGGATAGGATGTGCTTGCCTGTACGTGAGGTTTATCTTACTTTTTGTGATGGTTATTTGAGGAGATGAATATGATCAGTCAATCGTCACAGGATTATTTGAAAACGATCTACAAGCTGACACACGGGCAGAATCCCGTCGCTTCTGTGACGACTTCTCTCATTGCAGAGCACAGGGCTGTTGCTCCTGCTTCGGTCACCAATATGCTGAAGAAACTCGCCGCGATGAAGTTGGTGGAACACACGCCCTATCAGGGCGTTGTACTTACATCGACGGGAAAACGCATTGCCCTTGAGGTCCTTCGCCACCACCGTTTGCTCGAGCTATATTTGTCAGAGGTGATGGGATTTGATCTGGATAAGGTCGATGAGGAGGCGGATCGATTGGAGCATGTGATTTCTGAGGAGTTTGAAGATAAAATTGATCGAATGCTGGGGTATCCGACAGTCGATCCTCACGGTGCGCCGATTCCGCGTAAAGATGGTTCGATAGAATACGACCACTACCTGTGTTTGGCAGATATTCCCGCAGGAGAAAACGTGCTCGTCAGACAGGTAAGTGATCAAAGCGCGGAGATGTTGCGCTATATGGCGACGATGGGTATTAAACCCAATGTCGAGATCGAGGTGGTGGCGCGCGCGCCTTTTAACGGCCCGCTGGAAATCGTGGTCAATGGCGAGGCGACGTATTCACTCGGGCTTGAAGTGGCTGCACATATTTATGTTTCATCATTGGGGGAAGATGGCTGATATGGGCAGGGTTGTTCTTTTTTTGGTGGTTGTTTTATTGGCGGGCGGATCTGTGCATGCACAAGTTCCGCCCATTTTTGCGCCCGGGACCGAATTGCACGATATTTATTGCCGTGCGTGTGCCCATTTTTTTCCCGAGGTTTTGCCCGCTGATAGCGAGTTTCGGCTGGATAGAGCTATTTGTGGGACATCGGCAATAAGGGGTTTGACCGCGAATTGGGATCGATTGCCTCCCGCAGCCAAGGAGGCATTTGCGTTTCTCCAGCAGCGTCCTGTTCTGAGTCATTCAATTCTGTCTTCGGGGGGGCATTTCAAGATTCACTACAATACTGTGGGGACACACGCTGTTGCTCCAACAGATGCAAATGCCAATGGCGTTCCGGATTATGTCGATGAAGCCGCGCGCGTCTTTGAGTCGGTTTGGGATTTGCAGATCAATCAATTGGGCTATAATCCTCCTCTGTCTGATGGCGATAATGTTTACGACATTTATATCAAAAATCTCGCCGTTCAGC includes these proteins:
- a CDS encoding metal-dependent transcriptional regulator gives rise to the protein MISQSSQDYLKTIYKLTHGQNPVASVTTSLIAEHRAVAPASVTNMLKKLAAMKLVEHTPYQGVVLTSTGKRIALEVLRHHRLLELYLSEVMGFDLDKVDEEADRLEHVISEEFEDKIDRMLGYPTVDPHGAPIPRKDGSIEYDHYLCLADIPAGENVLVRQVSDQSAEMLRYMATMGIKPNVEIEVVARAPFNGPLEIVVNGEATYSLGLEVAAHIYVSSLGEDG